In the Mesoplodon densirostris isolate mMesDen1 chromosome 6, mMesDen1 primary haplotype, whole genome shotgun sequence genome, GTGAGTCTCCTTGATGGCCCAGTGTCTCCTCCAAGCAGAGGATGCCACAGCGAGACCAGGCGGGCTGGGACCCGGAAGTCCCAGGCACTGACGTCAGCTCTACTGCTACCATTTTGGGGAACAGGAGTTGTGTTGCAGTCCTCTGTGGgccttgctttttccagctgtCAGGTCCCCAAATCTCAGGCTTAGACACCTGAAAGGTTCCCTCAGTCTGATCGAGGAGCACATCTCTGTCCCCCGTCCTTCCAGAGTCATTGAAGCACTGGCAGCTCTGCCGTGAGAAAGCCCTTCACCATTTACAAAGCCAAACAGGGCTCAATGGCCAGGTCCACTGCTAGGCCCTTGGTGCCTGGAAGAAGACCCAGCCCCACTCCTGGAGAAGCTCACACGCTGGTGCTAGGGGAAAAGGCTGTAACACCTATTaagaacctactgtgtgcctggccccAGAGACCACCGTTTCTGATGCTCTCCTTCTACGGGGGGGAACCTGGGGCTGGCCTTGCTCAGGGAGACCAGcaagggaaggcagggaggagagtGGCTGCACAGCCCCATATCCTTTGCATCTCCAAGTCCCGGTGGGCAGACCTGAACCCAAAACCCCACGCAGGGAACAAGCTCCAAGGAGATggggcccagcccctcctgtACCCACTCTGTCTGCCTTCAGCTAAGTCAGCCCAGCTGAGCCAGTCCCCGCCCCAGGCCACACCCTGGTCCCTGCCTCCGGACCCTGGCAGGTGGAACGTGTGGGCATCAGGGGCAGCTTTGCATCAGCTTGGCCGGGCTCTCTTCTACCCCTCTAAGTGAGGGGGTCCAGGGCCTCCTCTGAACTGTGGCTTCAAACAAGGCCTTTCCTAAATTTGTATCTCCTGTTAGGCACAGAGGGGCATGTCTCCCCCAGGGCCACAGAGGGACTCTCTGGGAACCCTACCCCCCATCCCGACCTCCCCAGCTCTTCCTCTGTCCCAAAGGCCTCCATGAGCCTGCCTGCCTGCAGCTGCCACCCTGCCTGAGATTCTGGCCCCATCCACCTCCACCAATCATCCCTGTGCTACCTGAAAGTTCCACTAGAATCTCAGGGTGTGGCAGGGCAGAGAAGTGAAGGAACTTGCTGAAGGTCACGGAGCCAGTTAGCAGCCCAGCTAGGACTCCATCCAGTAGCTGGTAGAGGACGGCAATCCAGAGAGCAGGCTTTGCAGCCAGGTGGGCTTAGGCTGAACCCTGTCTCTgccacttgccagctgtgtgaccttggacaagtcaccttACCTGCCTGGGCTTCACCTGCCTCATGTGTAAAACGGGGATAACCCCCACCTCCCAGGCTCGCAGTGAAGATGAGATGGTAAGTAGAACAAGCctggcacagcacctggcacagaggaggcgGTTGTCAGGGATGGCAAGAGAGGAGGCAGGTGACGGCAAGAGAGGAGAAGAAGCTGGACTGACAGCCCACCCAGCAGCCGTCCCAGCCCCAGTCACCCTGGGAAGCCTTGAAACCAGGAACACACAGAAAGGGTcaagaacaaaaaataacacaGGGCTTTTATTTGCTCCTGAACTCGGCCGCTGTGTGGTCTGAGGGTGCCATGCTTTCCCAGAGGCCCCGGGGGACCCCTCACTCAGGGGTGCTGGATTTTGGTGTGAGGTCAGACTGCAGCCCCCGCCCCTCTGGGCCTTGTCAGTCCATCAGGCCCAGCTATCCGCCACTGGGGCTTGGGACCAGCAGATCCCCTGAAACTGGAAAATGGTGCCCACCTTCTCCGCAAGGTGGCTTTTCACAAGGCGTTGGTTAAAATATTGCACTTGTAAATCAGGAAAACTGATGAGGCAAAGGTTTCCTATTACAGGACGAGATGCCAAGCATCCAACTgctgcttaaataaataaaactcaaggAGGGGGTCTGAGCTGTGAGTCCGAGTGACCCCCCCCGGAGAGCCCCAGGGCCCAGGCCTCGGCCCCCTGCCCATCAGCCAGTTCTTTAAGGAACTTGGTCATTGCGAAGTCTGCGCAGCAGGAAGCAGCAGCTCCAGATCTGGCTCAGCCAGCGCCCCTAACCTGCCAGGGCCCTTGGGCCACCTCGTACCAGGGCAGTGGGGGCCCAGCGGGGCCAGTCCCTCTATTCCTCCTGTCTTGGTCCAGGCCTCTCATCCAAATGTCCGTCTGTCTGTCCGGACACAGCCTCTGGGGGCTCACTTGCCTCCTCTGTCGCAGGGGGTAgggaggcaggtggggaggggcccAGCCCGCCTGGTGTGAACGCTGAGCTCTACCCCAGTGGCCCCTAAAGCGGGGGACTCATCTTCTTCTGGTTAATGAGGTCCAGGTAGAGGTCCGAGCGGAGGAAGCGTGGGTATGAGTCCTTCTCCATGAGCCCGAAGATGCGCTTCTGCGCCAGATCGAAGCAGCCCCGCGTGACGCTCTGCAGGTTGTCCTTGGTGTGCTCCCGTGTGTACGAGTCCAGGTTTACCTGTGGAGGCCGAGGGTGACATGGTCAAGGCTGCCTGCAAGAAGCTGCTCCTAGGGGCCAGGGGCCGGGACAGGACCTGCCCAGCCTCTCACCCCCAAGCCCTTCTGCTCCACATCTTAAGGTTCAGAGGGGAGGCCCGCAGGTTAGCGGAATCAAGTCCTGGCTCGGTCACTTACTGTAGGGGTAGTAGAGTTTATAGGGCCCGAAATCACTGCCTCtagggtcaggctgcccaagtTCAAATCCAAGCAGTGCCGCATCTAGGTGTGTGACCTTATGCAAATCACTTAAGTGCTCTGAGCCTCAAACGTCTTATGTATAGGGTAGCATAATAGTACATtcctcagacttccctggtggcgcagtggttaagaatctgcctgccaatgcaagggacatgggtttgagccctggtccaggaagatcctacatgccacggagcaactaagcctgtgcaccacaactactgaagcctgtgtgtcctagagcccacgtgccgcaactactgagcctacatgctgcAACCACTcaagcccacgggcctagagcccgtgctccgcaacaagagaagccaccgcaataagaagcccgtgcaccgcaacaaagacccaacgcagccaataaataaataaataaataaaattaattttaaaaattaaaaaaaaatagtacattcCTCAAAGAGCTGTGAAAATTAAGCATGATCATCCATATTAAGCAGACACAGCTGGCACACAGGAAGCACTCAATACCTGTTAGGCTCTCTGACGCTgtctcctcatttttaaaatgaaaataatattaaaacttattttacaaGTTGTCATGAGGGTTCAATATGAGCGCTCATACGTGAAGGGCTTAGCATGTGCCTGGCACCCAGCGGCACATCGACAGTGGCCATTTTTGTTATCAGTCAGGATTCTGTTCTTCCCGGGGCCCCAGCCTGCTTCCTCTTCAACCTGGCACATGGTCCCGAGAGTCACTCTGGTCCTTCCCCTTCCTGAGCTCCTCTTTGAGGCTTCCAGGCACCCCAATCACTGAGAGGCCACTGGGCATGGGGATGGGGGCCCGAGGGCCCAGCCCAAAGCCCTACCTCCTTGCATGCCTGGATCGCGATGTACTCAGCAAAGATCTTCTTGGCCTTGGCCGCCATCTTGGACTGTGACTTGACCTTCTTGAAGTCCTCGCATGCCAGCCAGAATTCCAGGTTCTCCTCACTAAACTCAGTGCGGAGGAAGGCTTGGAACACCGCTAGCCCATCTGTGAGGAGAGGCCCAGATCCTGGGGTGAGAGGCCAGACCAGCCCCTCCTGTCCTCAGGCCCCCCAGCTTACCCTCCTGGGGCCtttcaggtgcagctgctgggaTCTTAGTAAACTGACCCACTCATGAGAGCCAGGAACCCTGGGATATGGTCCCACCACTGCCATTGCCTCTTTGTGGGCCCTGGCCAGGTCACTCcccatctgtgcctcagtttcctcatctgtcaaatggggatcaTCAGCCTTATTTCCTGGAGCCCGGTGAGGATCAGAGGGGTTCCCACCCACGAGATGGCAGGCGCATTTGGCCCAGTGTAAGCCCTCAGTACATGGAAATGTTTATTGTTATTCTGGGAATATGGGTCTGAGCACACAGGTCCCAACGGCCTCTGGCAGGCAGTGCCAGCTCCCATGGACAGGGAGGGGCTGGCAGCAGCCAGCTCCAAGGCCAGACCAAGGGCCTTGGCCTTTCCCAATGGTAGGGACACCTAACTGGGCCCAGGAAAGAGGGAAAGGTAACCTCTGCAGAGCCAGACGCACTCTCTGGGcctgggagaggaggaaaggaggagtggggagagacACAGGGAGGGAACAGGCCGGCTGGCCCCCACTTACATTTGTGGACCAGCAGCTTCTCCAAGGACTCGCCCCACTTGAGTGCTTCCTCTGAGGTGGGCCTGAGGGGTGAGGCAAGGGGCACAGTGAGGGAAGTGGGGTAGCTAGGGCTGGGTGACCTCTCTCAGCTGCCTTGGCCCACAAAGTAGCTTAGCCCGGTTGGGGAGCCCAGGAGGGGGCCGGCATCACTTctatccccacctctgcccctccctggTCATCCTTCCCAGGACAGCATCTCCCCATGAGGGCGGCTCATGCCGGGTACCAGGCTCCCTCTACGAGAGCCTCCATCGCCCCAGAGCTGGATCAAGCCAACAGCCTTCTCACTTAACCCCACTGCTAGCCCTGCTCCCACAGGGACCAGTGAGTGTCTGAGGGGGGCCCAGGGGGGCCAGAGAGGACTTACTTGAATGACTTCGTCACTTTGTCTGCCTTGCCCGCTGGCTGGGCCCCAGGGGATTCGTTCCGCCGCCTGAAGATGCCCAGCTTGTTCTTCATGTCCTTGGCTCTGGAGACAGAAGCAGAAAATGGGGTCGGTCAGCCTGGCACACTCGGCCGCTGCAAATTCAGGGTCGGGAGGGGGAAGGCTGGGGTGAGGGGCACCTACTCCTTCATGGTGTGCCTCCTCTGGAGGTTCCCGTTCCGAGTGAGGTACATGCCTCGGAGCATCGCTGTAGGGCCCCCCACCTTGTTGCCTGAGACCGTCTGCTGGGAGCACCCCAGGCTCCTGTTCCCAACCCGCGTCCCAGGCGGCAACGGTGTGGGCAGCAGCCGAGCGCTCGCCGAGATCCCAGCTGGAGGACTGGACTCCCAGGCACAGGCTGGGCTGGGACTCAGACAGGAGGAGCCAGGAAATGGGAGGGACCAGGAccggagcagaaaaaaaaatatccctcCTGGCCAACCCTGAGAGGGAGCCTGTGAAAGGGGCATGTGTCTGTAAGGGGCGGCCTCTGGGGCCCGCCCAGGCAGGAAGCCAGACCCATTATTTGTGACTGGCCTCCCCGTTGCCATGGCAGCGCcctgggaaggaggagaaaacaaGTCAGCAAATTgctgggagggaaggcaggagggagggggaggctcTGCCCACCTGGGTGGCAGGACTGGCTATTTTTAACCAAGTACCATTTTTAGCCCTGCCATTCCCCCAGGCAGATTTCAGCCCTGGGCAAGCTGCTGGCAAGAAAGGGGTTAAGTGTCTCATGCTCATGTTTGCCTCCCCCTTGTCCCTAGACCCCTACTCTGGGCACCTCCTAGAGAATAGTTCCTGCCAGAAGACAGCTCAGCCTGTCATTGGCTTTGGATACATCCATCCATGAACATGCAGAATGTCCCACAAAGTTTCAGTAGTTTTAAGCTTGAATAACTTCAAAAGTACAAATCCTGTAAACTCTCAAAAACATCAtttgaaatgaattaattttttcctgCATATTTAGTCTTATGACTTTTGagtaataattttttgttttaatttttgatctCTGTCCTTCTGATCACAGATGAAAAATGCTGACTTAACCAAAAATTAAATGcgtaaaattaaaaatgtgttatCAAAATCACAAAGCTAAATAAGTGTAAAAGAAATTTGAATAATTGAACTTTCAAATGTGTTTTATAAGTTGGGAGCATACTCCTGAAGTTAttcaagcttcaaagggcactaAGACCTATGGGACACCCTGTTTAATGAAGGAAAGTGGTCCAGGGTGGAGGTtaaaagctacagtgctgcagCAAGACagtcttgggttcaaatcccagctccagcaGTTACCAACTGTGTGCCCTTGGTCAAGTTACCTAAGCTCTCTGAATGtcaagttttctcatctgttaaacacagatgataatagtacctacgaTCTGCTGGGGTTGTTTTGAGGCAAGGAGAAAATGCACAGAAAgctttagcacagtgcctggggcaAAAGCACTCAGGCTTAATTCATACTTGTCCTGAGGGTCTGGGACAGCTGATTAGAGATTGGGATCCTGCTCTAGCAGATTCCAAGCCAATGAGATAAGGCCAAGGAGTCCAGGGACTGGCAGCCCTCTGGTGAGGATCAAGGCCCTGGGAGAGCCCTGGCCTGGCTAGGAGTGAGAGAGCTTGGCTTCCTGGGGCACAGGGCTCCGTCTCAGAGCCCCTGCTCCTGGCCTGCTCCCAGGGAGCAGGAGAAGCTTGCCTGAGGTCCAGCCTGCAGGCTGCCACCATCCACCTGGGCTCCTTGCTGGCTCAGAGACCACTGTGTTTCTCTGTGGCTGGAGGAGGCTGAAGCCCCTGCCCAGACAAGCCTTTCCTCCCACATGCACAGCTGGGCAGACTCACAGCTGCAGGGCACAGCTGGAGAGGTCCTCGGAAGTCCCTGGTTGCCACACGGGCAACTCGAGAAAGGATGGCAGAGCTCAGAGGTGCCTCATGTGTCCCCATGTGGGCCCAGAGAGCAGAACAGGGACCCATAAGGGGAAGCTAAAGGAACACTTTCCTCCAGTCAGAGCCATGAAAAGATGGAATGAGTGCCCTCTGGGGAATGGACTCTTGTCACTAGAGGCTCAAAGGCTACTTAGCTGGGGTGCTGTGGACCTCCTTCAGGGTGTCCTGCACCAAGCTTAAAAATAACAGGctccatgggaattccctggtggtccagtggttaggactccgtgcttccactgcagggggcccgggttagatccctggtcagggagctaagatcccataagcaGTGCAGCGAGGccccaaaaataattaattaattaattaataataacaggctctgactaaataaataaataaaatttaaaatatatgtatatttatatatacttttagAGCCAACATGCCAGGTTTCAGATCTCAACTCTACCACTTccttgctttgtgaccttggacaagtaacttaacctctttctgcctcagtttactcacttGCAAAAtagagtaaataagaaaaaagaaatgtaaaataaaaactatggTAAAGgttaaattagataatatatgTAATGCACACAGAATAGTGCCTAGCACCATAAAcatgagttatttttattatcatcccAGATTCTAAGAGTCCTTGACTAAAGTTTTAAGAATGTGAACTTCAGGCAGTCAAAAGGCAGCGCCCACTTTGAAAGAAGGCTAGAGTGGGTGGAACAGGGCAGCTTCAGCACCCTGGATGTCCACCCTCTGCTGCCCTCCACTGCTCCACCCCTGGGAGCACCACCCCCGGCAGCTCTGATGCTGCCTGGACCCGATGGTTGGTGCAaagaattatttttgtttgtgcaTTTTACTTTCCGTAGAAAGTGTGACTGCTCCTGGCTGCAGAGTGAGAGAAGCCTACAGTTGCTGCAGGGAACTGGAGAGGGCAGGGGAAGCTGGGGAAAGAGTTTCTAGGGAGTGGACCCCAGCCAAGGTCGAGGTCAGGGAAGAAGGTTGCAGGAGGCATCTGGGAAGGACTCCTGTCctccacaccaccaccaccccggccCAACTGGTGCATAATGGTGGGCACTACAGGACCTGGAGGGGGCGGGGTTCCCTCTGTGGGCCACCAGGTGCCTCACTGcctcctcccatccctgccccccctCCCCGCAGTCTCCAGGGACGAGGTACAAAGAGACCCGAGAAGAAACCACTCACGCTCTGTTAATGAAGGAGCACCTCTAACAAACCTCCGAATCGAATCGAAAGTATTAATGGTCGCGGGAGCAGGGTAGCGGGGAGAGCGGGGTGGCCAGGAAGGTACCGGATCTGCTCTCCGAGCCAGCAGCGCCCCCTTCTGGCGATGCTCAAGACTGCTAGCACGCAAGAGCTCGAGAGGAGAAAGGGGAATCCCATGACCAGTCTAGTCTGGCAGCCCTTTCTCAGAGGGAGCAAAGAACTTGTCGTGGTCACTTGGCCGCTGCTTGGCTTAGCagctgggcagggccagggcaaCCTGGTTGGTTGCTTCTGCTTGGTTCCCTGTGGCTTCCAGATACTAAATCAGCACCTTGCCTCACTCTGAGTGGATGCTGAGGGCAGTGCTGGGTGCTCCGGACCCTGGTGACCTTACCCTGGGGCCACTGCTAAGTCCCAAGATCCCGTTGTTCACGGGTGTCTGTCTGGGGCAGGACTGGGTTCAGCCCCTTCTCTCCGCCTCTACCCCTAGGCCACTGGGCATGGGGAATAAGCCAGAGGGCAGAGGACGAAGAGGGGTGCAGGgagcccccccccgcccccgatcACTAGGGTGAGGACCAGGGATCTTTCCAACGTACAGGTTTTTGCTCTTTCTCTTCCGGGAGGCATCATCATCATCCCCAGCTGTGTCAGTCCCGCTCATCTGCAGAGAAAACACAGACACGTTGCAGTCTGGGTACCCCAGGGGCTGCTGCCTGAGCAAAGAGAGGCTCAGGGATCCAGCACCTCCTACAAACCACTCCCACCTCCATGCTCCCACCCCTTGAAgaacaggggagggagggagaccccgCTACAGGGAGCAGTCTGTTCATGGAGTGTGGCTGGCTTAGCAGAGCCTCCACCCAAAGGAGTCTCCTCCTGATACACGACTTGTGAGGGAGAAACCAGAAACACGGCATTCATGGCGGTAGGGCAGGCCAGAGAGGAAGCTTCAGTGAAGGTTCTACTGTGTGACTTAGCCAATTGctgtccctctctgagcctctagtgcttttaatttcaaaacGGAGATCATAATGACTAACCCACTCAGGATTCTGAGGTTTTAAAGAGACCTGGGAGTGGTCAGCA is a window encoding:
- the RGS3 gene encoding regulator of G-protein signaling 3 isoform X5, producing the protein MKNKLGIFRRRNESPGAQPAGKADKVTKSFKPTSEEALKWGESLEKLLVHKYGLAVFQAFLRTEFSEENLEFWLACEDFKKVKSQSKMAAKAKKIFAEYIAIQACKEVNLDSYTREHTKDNLQSVTRGCFDLAQKRIFGLMEKDSYPRFLRSDLYLDLINQKKMSPPL
- the RGS3 gene encoding regulator of G-protein signaling 3 isoform X6, with product MLRGMYLTRNGNLQRRHTMKEAKDMKNKLGIFRRRNESPGAQPAGKADKVTKSFKPTSEEALKWGESLEKLLVHKYGLAVFQAFLRTEFSEENLEFWLACEDFKKVKSQSKMAAKAKKIFAEYIAIQACKEVNLDSYTREHTKDNLQSVTRGCFDLAQKRIFGLMEKDSYPRFLRSDLYLDLINQKKMSPPL